A window of the Blattabacterium cuenoti genome harbors these coding sequences:
- the pyrH gene encoding UMP kinase, producing MKYKRSLLKLSGEALMGDNEFGLHSAKLKQYAVEVKNVIKMGGQVAIVIGGGNIFRGFSRIKEKIINRIEGDYMGMLATVINGIAFQSYLENVGVCAYIQTAIRMDQIAEPFGKNSAIRHLEKGRVVIFVAGIGNPYFTTDTAAVLRAIEIKADVLLKGTRVDGIYTTDPEKDKYAKKFKNISFEMAYQMRIKVMDQTAFILGNENNLPIIIFDINRKGNFQKVISGEKIGTLVSKTR from the coding sequence ATGAAGTATAAAAGATCATTATTAAAACTAAGTGGAGAAGCTTTAATGGGTGATAATGAATTTGGATTACATTCTGCTAAACTTAAACAATATGCAGTAGAAGTTAAAAATGTAATAAAAATGGGAGGACAAGTTGCTATAGTAATAGGTGGAGGTAATATATTTAGAGGATTTTCTAGAATTAAAGAAAAAATAATAAATCGCATAGAAGGAGATTACATGGGGATGTTAGCTACTGTTATAAATGGTATTGCATTTCAATCTTATTTAGAAAATGTAGGAGTATGCGCATATATTCAAACAGCTATTAGAATGGATCAAATAGCTGAACCATTTGGAAAAAATAGTGCAATTCGTCATTTAGAAAAAGGTAGAGTAGTGATATTTGTTGCTGGAATAGGAAATCCTTATTTTACTACAGATACGGCAGCTGTATTACGTGCTATAGAAATTAAGGCAGATGTTTTATTAAAAGGAACTAGAGTAGATGGAATCTATACAACTGATCCAGAAAAAGATAAATATGCTAAAAAATTTAAAAATATTTCATTTGAAATGGCATATCAAATGAGAATTAAAGTAATGGATCAAACTGCTTTTATTCTAGGAAATGAAAATAATTTACCAATTATTATTTTCGATATAAATAGAAAAGGAAACTTTCAAAAAGTTATTTCTGGTGAAAAAATAGGTACATTAGTTTCTAAAACTAGATAA
- a CDS encoding ribosome-recycling factor, with protein sequence MEELKDIIFSCKKEMKIIFCNLKKEINHIRLGSKSIVSFLEKIKVKYYGSFITLIEISSITIVDNMNIIVTPWDSNTTSLIDKAIINANLGFTPTNKGTSIHIHIPVLTEESRNDLVKKIKNYTDQSKILIRNIRKKYNQYLKKLNFSEDLNKIGENKIQKITNEYIEKINILFFIKEKEILTI encoded by the coding sequence ATGGAAGAATTAAAAGATATCATTTTTTCTTGTAAAAAAGAAATGAAAATAATTTTTTGTAATCTAAAAAAAGAAATTAATCATATTAGATTAGGAAGTAAATCTATTGTTTCTTTTTTAGAAAAAATAAAAGTAAAATATTATGGATCATTTATTACATTAATAGAAATATCTAGTATAACAATTGTAGATAATATGAATATTATTGTTACACCTTGGGATTCTAATACAACATCTTTAATTGATAAAGCTATTATAAACGCTAATTTAGGATTTACTCCTACTAATAAAGGAACTAGTATTCATATACATATTCCTGTTTTAACAGAAGAGAGTAGAAATGATTTAGTAAAAAAAATAAAAAATTATACAGATCAATCAAAAATACTTATAAGAAACATAAGAAAAAAATATAATCAATATTTAAAAAAATTAAATTTTTCTGAAGATTTAAATAAAATAGGAGAAAATAAAATTCAAAAAATAACAAATGAATATATTGAAAAAATAAATATTTTATTTTTTATAAAAGAAAAAGAAATATTGACAATATAG
- the asnS gene encoding asparagine--tRNA ligase: MKKKYSIKEILNKNIYFLNKEIFVEGWIKSFHHSIFIILNDGSTVKNLQVVLPKNFDKNIVKKITVGSSVKITGIVKKSIGSKQFVELKLSNIFFYTSVPSDILQKSILQPKKHSLEKIRENAHLRFQTKIFSCVMRIRNYISFSVHKFFQKKNFFYLHTPIITTSDCEGSGKMFRITTLNIIKENDYKTLSNDFFKKKTYLSVSGQLEAESAIIGLGKVYTFGPVFRAENSNTTRHLSEFWMIEPEIAFSSLKESIDLAEKLLKFIINYVLKYCIEDLLFLDENTKKCNKGKKKFIVERLKHIYKTPFHKISYTESINILKKEIEKKNIKFSYPIFWGVDLQSEHEQYITNIYFNNTPVIIFDYPSSIKAFYMRVNDYNEKTVSSMDILFPEIGEIVGGSQREERYEFLLKKIKKLNIDENTLWWYLDTRRFGSVPHSGFGLGFDRLVQFITGMNNIRDVIPFPRTPGNAEF, from the coding sequence ATGAAAAAAAAATATTCAATTAAAGAAATTTTAAATAAAAATATTTATTTTCTTAATAAAGAAATATTTGTTGAAGGATGGATAAAATCTTTTCATCATTCTATTTTTATTATTCTTAATGATGGTTCTACAGTTAAAAATTTACAAGTCGTTTTACCAAAAAATTTTGATAAAAATATAGTAAAAAAAATAACTGTAGGATCATCTGTTAAAATAACAGGAATAGTAAAAAAAAGTATAGGATCAAAACAATTTGTTGAATTAAAATTATCAAATATATTTTTTTATACATCAGTACCATCTGATATTTTACAAAAATCTATATTACAGCCTAAAAAACATAGTTTAGAAAAAATTAGAGAAAATGCACATTTACGATTTCAAACAAAAATATTTAGTTGTGTAATGCGTATTCGCAATTATATATCTTTTTCTGTTCATAAATTTTTTCAAAAAAAAAATTTTTTTTATTTACATACACCTATTATAACGACTTCTGATTGTGAAGGATCAGGAAAAATGTTTAGAATAACTACATTAAATATTATAAAAGAAAATGATTATAAAACTTTATCAAATGATTTTTTCAAAAAAAAAACATATTTAAGTGTATCAGGACAATTAGAAGCTGAATCTGCTATAATAGGATTAGGAAAAGTTTATACTTTTGGACCAGTATTTAGAGCAGAAAATTCAAATACTACTAGACATTTATCTGAATTTTGGATGATAGAACCAGAAATAGCTTTTTCTTCTTTAAAAGAAAGTATAGATTTAGCTGAAAAATTATTGAAATTTATTATTAATTATGTTTTAAAATACTGTATAGAAGATTTATTATTTTTAGATGAAAATACAAAAAAATGTAATAAAGGAAAAAAAAAATTTATTGTTGAAAGATTAAAACATATATATAAAACTCCTTTTCATAAAATTAGTTATACAGAATCTATAAATATTTTAAAAAAAGAAATAGAAAAAAAAAATATAAAATTTTCTTATCCAATTTTTTGGGGTGTTGATTTACAATCTGAACATGAACAATATATAACAAATATTTATTTTAATAATACACCAGTTATTATATTTGATTATCCTTCTTCTATAAAAGCCTTTTATATGCGTGTAAATGATTATAATGAAAAAACAGTTAGCTCTATGGATATTTTATTTCCAGAAATAGGAGAAATTGTTGGAGGATCACAAAGAGAAGAACGTTATGAATTTTTATTAAAAAAAATAAAAAAACTAAACATAGATGAAAATACATTATGGTGGTATTTAGACACACGTCGTTTTGGATCAGTACCTCATAGTGGATTTGGATTAGGATTTGATAGATTAGTTCAATTTATTACAGGTATGAATAATATTCGAGATGTTATTCCCTTTCCAAGAACACCAGGAAATGCGGAATTTTAG
- the rpoN gene encoding RNA polymerase factor sigma-54 — MIKQQLLQKGQHKLSPQQIKLMKLVQLSVVDFEQKVQKELEENPALEEESYFSNEISSENEKENINIESSENEKITQEENINLDLSEIEDYFSYDEIEEYKFINKTNLINKIHVVSKCSFQEYLKNQLHTFKLSPNDILISDFILGNIDNNGYLRREINSIINDIFLMFKISVNEKKINKLLIKYIQKLEPDGIGARNLQECLLIQLEKKKINEKIILAKKIINDHFESFVKKHYEKIQKKLGLNKDKLREILYQIKKLNPKPGKLYSENYRILDSIIPDFTISIIDEKLELTINQRNIPELKISPLYIKMYKNYTQFDKKDEKTIIFIKDKINSAKWFVDAVKQRKNTLMLTMNAIMNYQKEYFFTGDPLKIRPMILKDISQYIGVGISTVSRVANSKYVSTPYGTFLVKSFFSEKMKNVEGENISSIEIKKIIGESISKENKEKPLTDEKLSIILKKKGYLVARRTIAKYRDQMHIPISRMRKMI, encoded by the coding sequence ATGATAAAACAACAATTATTACAAAAAGGACAACATAAACTTTCTCCACAGCAAATAAAATTAATGAAATTAGTTCAATTATCTGTTGTGGATTTTGAACAAAAAGTTCAAAAAGAATTAGAAGAAAATCCAGCTTTAGAAGAAGAATCATATTTTTCTAATGAAATTTCTTCTGAAAATGAAAAAGAAAATATTAATATTGAATCATCAGAAAATGAAAAAATTACTCAAGAAGAAAATATAAATTTAGATTTATCAGAAATAGAAGATTATTTTAGTTATGATGAAATTGAAGAATATAAATTTATTAATAAAACAAATCTGATTAATAAAATACATGTTGTATCTAAATGTTCTTTTCAAGAATATTTAAAAAATCAATTACATACTTTTAAGTTAAGTCCCAATGATATTTTAATATCAGATTTTATATTAGGTAATATAGATAATAATGGATATTTAAGAAGAGAAATAAATTCTATAATAAATGATATTTTTTTGATGTTTAAAATTTCAGTAAATGAAAAAAAAATTAATAAATTATTAATAAAATATATACAAAAACTAGAACCCGATGGTATCGGTGCCAGAAATTTACAAGAATGTTTATTAATACAATTAGAAAAAAAAAAAATAAATGAAAAAATTATTCTTGCAAAGAAAATTATTAATGATCATTTTGAATCTTTTGTAAAAAAACATTACGAAAAAATACAAAAAAAATTAGGATTAAATAAAGATAAATTAAGAGAAATATTATATCAAATAAAAAAATTAAATCCTAAACCAGGTAAATTATATTCAGAAAATTATAGAATATTAGATTCTATTATACCAGATTTTACTATATCTATTATAGATGAAAAATTAGAATTAACTATAAATCAAAGAAATATACCAGAACTAAAAATATCACCTTTATATATAAAAATGTATAAAAATTATACACAATTTGATAAGAAAGATGAAAAAACTATAATATTTATTAAAGATAAAATTAATTCAGCAAAATGGTTTGTTGATGCTGTTAAACAAAGAAAAAATACACTTATGTTAACTATGAATGCCATAATGAATTATCAAAAAGAATATTTTTTTACAGGAGATCCTCTTAAAATAAGACCTATGATTCTAAAAGATATTTCTCAATATATTGGAGTAGGAATATCAACAGTATCACGTGTAGCAAATAGTAAATATGTAAGTACTCCTTATGGAACATTTTTAGTTAAAAGTTTTTTTTCAGAAAAAATGAAAAATGTAGAAGGAGAAAATATTTCTTCAATTGAAATTAAAAAAATTATAGGAGAATCTATATCTAAAGAAAATAAAGAAAAACCTCTTACAGATGAAAAATTATCTATAATTCTTAAAAAGAAAGGATACTTAGTTGCTAGAAGAACTATAGCAAAATATAGAGATCAAATGCACATACCTATATCTAGAATGAGAAAAATGATATAA
- a CDS encoding aldehyde dehydrogenase family protein: MFNTINPVDNTIIETYNFFSKKEIDNILLKSSSSYKEWNNITLDTRIFFIEKLYSCMKKKIDILSTYITKEMGKPIIQSKYEVDKSIKLCKYYCDIKEDLFVQDINIKHDKKYTFQKKYYIKYEPIGCILGITPWNYPIWQIMRSSIPNLILGNVILIKPALNTIGCSLIIEKIFIESGFPKGVFQVLKVKNNMIEYIISNDIVQGVTFTGSTNTGSIIGSISGKYIKKSILELGGNDSFIVLKDVKNIDKVAKFAVESRLNNTGQTCISAKRFIVDKFVINEFIDLIIKEMKKFKEGDLYNDKTKIGYISRYDFSEKLYKQYKDIILNGAFVCLESKRNRNFFSPSLLKITKENMVQEELFGPIAILIPFYKEKEIPSIVNNTIYGLGASIWTNNIDKAKSISKNINTGMVFINDIVKSHPYLPFGGIKKSGYGRELSIHSIKEFSNWKTIVINNDLL; encoded by the coding sequence ATGTTTAATACTATTAATCCAGTTGATAATACTATTATAGAAACGTATAATTTTTTTTCTAAAAAAGAAATTGATAACATTTTATTAAAATCTAGTTCTTCATATAAAGAATGGAATAATATTACATTAGATACAAGAATTTTTTTTATTGAAAAATTGTATTCATGTATGAAAAAAAAAATAGATATTTTATCCACATATATAACAAAAGAAATGGGTAAACCTATAATACAATCTAAATATGAAGTTGATAAAAGTATAAAATTATGTAAATATTATTGTGATATAAAAGAGGATCTTTTTGTTCAAGATATAAATATTAAACATGATAAAAAATATACTTTTCAAAAAAAGTATTATATAAAATATGAGCCAATAGGATGTATATTAGGAATTACTCCTTGGAATTATCCTATTTGGCAAATTATGAGATCTTCTATTCCTAATTTAATATTGGGAAATGTGATTTTAATAAAACCTGCTCTTAATACTATAGGATGTTCTTTAATAATAGAAAAAATATTTATAGAATCTGGATTTCCAAAAGGAGTATTTCAAGTATTAAAAGTTAAAAATAATATGATAGAATATATCATATCTAATGATATAGTACAGGGAGTTACTTTTACAGGAAGTACAAATACTGGAAGTATTATAGGGTCTATATCTGGTAAATATATAAAAAAATCTATTTTAGAATTAGGAGGGAATGATTCTTTTATTGTTTTAAAAGATGTTAAAAATATAGATAAAGTTGCTAAATTTGCTGTTGAATCCAGGTTAAATAATACAGGTCAAACATGTATATCTGCAAAAAGATTTATTGTAGATAAATTTGTTATTAATGAATTTATAGATTTGATTATAAAAGAAATGAAAAAATTTAAAGAAGGAGATTTATATAATGATAAAACAAAAATAGGATATATTTCTAGGTATGATTTTTCAGAAAAATTATATAAACAATATAAAGATATTATATTAAATGGAGCATTTGTTTGTTTAGAATCTAAAAGAAATAGAAATTTTTTTTCTCCTTCTTTATTAAAGATTACAAAAGAAAATATGGTTCAAGAAGAATTATTTGGTCCAATAGCTATTTTAATTCCTTTTTATAAAGAAAAGGAAATACCATCAATTGTAAATAATACAATATATGGATTAGGAGCTTCTATTTGGACAAATAATATAGATAAAGCAAAAAGTATCTCAAAAAATATAAATACTGGTATGGTTTTTATAAATGATATTGTTAAATCACATCCTTATCTTCCTTTTGGAGGAATAAAAAAATCAGGATATGGAAGAGAATTATCTATACATTCTATTAAAGAATTTTCTAATTGGAAAACTATAGTAATAAATAATGATTTATTATAA
- a CDS encoding SufE family protein gives MDLERREKEIKKKFESLKDWEKRYRYLIDLGEKLTKKSSDFRSEDKLIHGCQSKVWLEVIFNNNKLFFDADSDALLPKGMAALMIYLYSDLFPYEIVSSNNNLIYELKLTTFLSPIRANGLILLLKKIKHYANYFNK, from the coding sequence ATGGATTTGGAAAGAAGAGAAAAGGAAATAAAAAAAAAATTTGAATCTTTAAAAGATTGGGAAAAAAGATATAGATATTTAATTGATTTAGGTGAAAAATTAACTAAAAAATCTTCAGATTTTAGATCTGAAGATAAATTAATTCATGGGTGTCAATCAAAAGTTTGGTTAGAAGTTATATTTAATAATAATAAACTTTTTTTTGATGCAGATAGTGATGCATTATTACCTAAAGGAATGGCCGCTCTTATGATATATTTATATTCAGATCTTTTCCCATATGAAATTGTATCATCAAATAATAATTTAATTTACGAATTAAAATTAACAACTTTTCTTTCTCCTATTAGAGCTAATGGTTTAATATTACTTTTAAAAAAAATAAAACATTACGCAAATTATTTTAACAAATAA
- the metE gene encoding 5-methyltetrahydropteroyltriglutamate--homocysteine S-methyltransferase has protein sequence MLKHNLGFPRIGEQRELKKACESYWNGKIDSVKLFEIGKKIRIENWNIQKHYGIDLIPCNDFSFYDHVLDMSFLIGSIPDSYFNLKFKNDIDLYFSMARGYQKHKFDIKAMEMTKWFNTNYHYIVPIFTKNQKFFIYSKKLFNEIKELNNIVDSTDKIKPVLIGPVTYLSLGKEKDNTFHKMDLIENIVSVYIEIINKLLNKGIKWIQLDEPILSMDLYDKEKEAFQYAYKKIYNYFSLSDVKIILTSYFDGILDNLSIIKNFNEYITAIHIDLVEDPNQLKDVLSFIKDSKTILSMGIVNGRNIWKNRYNDTIDKIKKAIFSIGKDRIMIAPSCSLIHIPIDLDKENNIHLDIKERMSFAKQKIKELNDIEKILEGDRNILLKNSFLIKKLENSTIIHNKEVKLRSDNISNKYIQRKNDFSIRQKKQKEKFNFPLFPTTTIGSLPQTKELRDIRNKFKNKKISEKEYVKKIKSFIIYAIKKQEEIGLDVLVHGEFERTDMVEYFSEKLNGILSTDYGWVQSYGSRCVKPPVIYGDVSRIGDMTTDWICFAQSNTNKFIKGMLTGPVTIIKWSFVRDDQPIYKTSYQIAFAIRDEVLSLEKLGINIIQIDEPALREGLPLKRKNWKYYFSWSIKSFRISSSGVKDETQIHTHMCYSEFNDIIKQISDLDADVITIESARSNMELLKNFSDFYYPNEIGPGVYDIHSPRIPSVMEIYDLIKKAANFLYKENIWINPDCGLKTRKWNEVLDSIKNMVKATKIARKELS, from the coding sequence ATGTTAAAGCATAATTTAGGATTTCCTAGAATAGGAGAACAAAGAGAATTAAAAAAAGCTTGTGAATCTTATTGGAATGGAAAAATTGATTCAGTAAAATTATTTGAAATAGGTAAAAAAATAAGAATAGAAAATTGGAATATTCAAAAACATTATGGAATAGATTTAATACCATGTAATGATTTTAGTTTTTATGATCATGTATTAGATATGTCTTTTTTAATAGGATCAATTCCTGATTCTTATTTTAACTTAAAATTTAAAAATGATATTGATTTATATTTTTCTATGGCAAGAGGATATCAAAAACATAAATTTGATATCAAAGCAATGGAAATGACTAAATGGTTTAACACTAATTATCATTATATTGTTCCAATATTTACTAAAAATCAAAAGTTTTTTATATACTCTAAAAAATTATTTAATGAAATAAAAGAATTAAATAATATAGTAGATTCAACAGATAAAATTAAACCAGTATTAATAGGTCCAGTTACTTATCTTTCTTTAGGAAAAGAAAAAGATAATACATTTCATAAAATGGATTTGATAGAAAATATTGTTTCTGTTTATATAGAAATTATTAATAAATTATTAAATAAAGGAATAAAATGGATTCAATTAGATGAACCTATATTATCAATGGATTTATATGATAAAGAAAAAGAAGCATTTCAATATGCGTATAAAAAAATATATAATTATTTTTCTTTATCTGATGTAAAAATTATATTAACATCTTATTTTGATGGAATATTAGATAATTTATCTATTATAAAAAATTTTAATGAATATATAACAGCTATACATATAGATTTAGTTGAAGATCCAAATCAATTAAAAGATGTTTTATCTTTTATAAAAGATTCAAAAACAATTTTATCTATGGGAATAGTTAATGGAAGAAATATATGGAAAAATAGGTATAATGATACTATTGATAAAATTAAAAAAGCTATTTTTTCAATAGGAAAAGATAGAATAATGATTGCACCTAGTTGTTCTCTAATACATATTCCTATTGATTTAGATAAAGAAAATAATATTCATTTAGATATAAAAGAAAGAATGTCTTTTGCAAAACAAAAAATTAAAGAATTAAATGATATAGAAAAAATTTTAGAAGGAGATAGAAATATTTTATTAAAAAATTCTTTTTTAATAAAAAAATTAGAAAATTCTACTATTATTCACAATAAAGAAGTAAAACTTAGATCTGATAATATTTCAAATAAATATATACAAAGAAAAAACGATTTTTCTATAAGACAAAAAAAACAAAAAGAGAAATTTAATTTTCCATTGTTTCCTACTACAACTATAGGATCTTTACCTCAAACAAAAGAATTAAGAGATATAAGAAATAAGTTTAAAAATAAAAAAATTAGTGAAAAAGAATATGTAAAAAAAATAAAAAGTTTTATTATATATGCCATTAAAAAACAAGAAGAAATTGGATTAGATGTTTTAGTACATGGAGAATTTGAAAGAACTGATATGGTAGAATATTTTTCAGAAAAATTAAATGGAATTTTATCTACTGATTATGGATGGGTTCAAAGTTATGGAAGTAGATGCGTAAAACCTCCTGTTATTTATGGAGATGTTAGTAGAATTGGTGATATGACAACTGATTGGATTTGTTTTGCACAATCTAATACTAATAAATTTATAAAAGGAATGTTAACTGGACCAGTTACTATAATAAAATGGTCATTTGTTAGAGATGATCAACCAATATATAAAACTTCTTATCAAATAGCATTTGCTATTAGAGATGAAGTTTTATCTTTAGAAAAACTTGGAATTAATATTATACAAATAGATGAACCTGCTTTAAGAGAAGGTCTTCCATTAAAAAGAAAAAATTGGAAATATTATTTTAGTTGGTCTATTAAATCATTTCGTATTTCATCAAGTGGAGTAAAAGATGAAACTCAAATACATACCCATATGTGTTATAGTGAATTTAATGATATAATTAAACAAATATCTGATTTAGATGCAGATGTTATTACAATAGAATCAGCTAGATCTAATATGGAATTATTGAAAAATTTTTCTGATTTTTATTATCCAAATGAAATAGGTCCAGGAGTGTACGATATTCATTCTCCAAGAATTCCATCAGTAATGGAAATTTATGATTTAATAAAAAAAGCCGCTAATTTTTTATATAAAGAAAATATTTGGATTAATCCAGATTGTGGTTTAAAAACTAGAAAATGGAATGAAGTTTTGGATTCTATTAAAAATATGGTTAAAGCAACAAAAATAGCAAGAAAAGAATTATCTTAA
- a CDS encoding putative sugar nucleotidyl transferase, giving the protein MNIILYDDIIVWNNLLPLTLTRSISEIRSGIFTLKKRWENYFEKNINYIFTKSFLLEKYLLKKENLIFKNVLLINSSFIPNKEIFNIIYCMNNNEIIFFKKEIVAIKKEYFSYKDYDNKNFLYELKKNCKKVYLIKEIIRIKYLWDIIKYNIFLLKKDFSFLTKGKKSNILLGKNIIINKDNIFLEEDLKTNNVVLNANFGPIYIKKKVDIMEGTVIRGPVFIGNNSVLNIGSKIYGGTSINSFCKVGGEIINSILFSYSNKSHEGFMGDTVLGEWCNLGSGTNISNLRNDYSKVTIWNYCKNKFISTKIQFLGMIMGDHSKSSINTQFNTSTVVGVGANIFGYGFPPRFIPSFSLGGIQNNRKIPFEKVCKTAKIVMKRRNKQFSIIEKNILEYIYKLS; this is encoded by the coding sequence ATGAACATAATATTATATGATGATATAATAGTGTGGAATAATTTATTACCGTTAACTTTAACTAGATCTATATCAGAAATACGATCAGGAATATTTACATTGAAAAAACGATGGGAAAATTATTTTGAAAAAAATATTAATTATATTTTTACTAAATCTTTTCTTTTAGAAAAATATTTATTAAAAAAAGAAAATTTAATATTCAAAAATGTATTATTAATTAATTCATCATTTATTCCAAACAAAGAAATATTTAACATAATTTATTGTATGAATAATAATGAAATTATTTTTTTTAAAAAAGAAATTGTTGCGATAAAAAAAGAATATTTTTCTTATAAAGATTATGATAATAAAAATTTTTTATATGAATTGAAAAAAAATTGTAAAAAAGTATATTTAATTAAAGAAATTATTAGAATAAAATATTTATGGGATATTATAAAATATAATATTTTTTTGTTAAAAAAAGATTTTTCCTTTTTGACAAAAGGAAAAAAATCTAATATTTTATTGGGTAAAAATATAATTATAAATAAAGATAATATTTTTTTAGAAGAAGATTTAAAAACAAATAATGTTGTATTAAATGCCAATTTTGGTCCAATATATATAAAAAAAAAAGTTGATATAATGGAAGGAACAGTTATAAGAGGTCCAGTTTTTATTGGAAATAATTCAGTATTAAATATTGGATCAAAAATATATGGAGGAACAAGTATAAATTCGTTTTGTAAAGTTGGTGGAGAGATTATAAATTCAATATTGTTTTCATATTCTAATAAATCTCATGAAGGATTTATGGGAGATACTGTTTTAGGTGAATGGTGTAATTTAGGTTCTGGAACAAATATTTCTAATTTAAGAAATGATTATTCCAAAGTAACAATATGGAATTATTGTAAAAATAAATTTATTTCCACTAAAATACAATTTTTAGGAATGATAATGGGGGATCATTCTAAATCATCAATTAATACTCAATTTAATACATCAACAGTAGTTGGTGTTGGAGCAAATATTTTTGGATATGGATTTCCTCCTAGATTTATTCCTTCATTTTCTTTAGGTGGAATACAAAATAATAGAAAAATACCTTTTGAAAAGGTATGTAAAACTGCAAAAATTGTAATGAAAAGAAGAAATAAACAGTTTTCTATTATAGAAAAAAATATATTAGAATATATATATAAATTATCTTAA
- a CDS encoding type B 50S ribosomal protein L31 yields the protein MKKNIHPNNYRLVVFKDINNNKTFICRSTVETKEFIQIEKINYPLYKMEISSYSHPFFTGEKRFLGKTGPAEKFKRKYEKYNKNKK from the coding sequence ATGAAAAAAAATATACATCCAAATAATTATAGATTAGTTGTATTTAAAGATATTAATAATAACAAAACTTTTATTTGTAGATCAACTGTAGAAACAAAAGAATTTATTCAAATAGAAAAAATAAATTATCCTTTGTATAAAATGGAAATATCTAGTTATTCTCATCCTTTTTTTACTGGAGAAAAAAGATTTTTAGGAAAAACAGGTCCTGCAGAAAAATTTAAAAGAAAATACGAAAAATACAATAAAAATAAAAAATAA